In one window of Methanolobus mangrovi DNA:
- a CDS encoding TCP-1/cpn60 chaperonin family protein — protein MSTSLEYAGNMNAGNMNSMNALDNMDALRQSVRNRIGIKDDVEEDGLIYEMLHASRDIKDLLVSSFGPRGSSKIIINPTDDIFLTSDGKTIIEQIDVLHPVVTSLKELAMSMDRVCGDGTKTAVIIAASLIENAAKLVDIGLHPTTIIKGYQLALNKVYDILNYESIRISSDSDLHSVIENASLSKGVEPHQARIIADIVLKTLAMIRDTHGDGHIDLNDYVKVIKKVGAPSIESISGMVLDERPARSDMPYHLENASVLMINGNVKFESKIINSQRNLRIDDLADPKLILHGQERNLKAMSQKIIDSGANLVFCEGDVDESIEASLAKHGILLFQKLKIRDMEMVSKATGASILSIRDDILPHNLGFADEAKVEKRNDEHFLFLSVSDQLISTIMIWEPFRYGLEKIEEAVDDAVNNAAFILKNPIAVRGGGDVEFVLSQMLRHYSSTIVGKEQLAVIEYANALEEIPRTLARNVGLNEVDTITKMLNSYNKGIDCRIDLSRNVIANDPPVYDSFSIKQMAIIAATEAVSNMLRIDKIVLKKS, from the coding sequence ATGAGCACTTCACTGGAATATGCAGGAAATATGAATGCAGGGAACATGAACAGTATGAATGCACTGGATAATATGGATGCTCTGCGTCAGAGTGTGCGCAATCGTATCGGGATCAAGGATGATGTTGAAGAAGATGGTCTGATATACGAGATGCTACATGCTTCCAGAGATATTAAGGATCTTCTTGTATCCTCTTTTGGGCCACGTGGCTCGAGCAAGATAATAATCAATCCTACAGATGACATTTTCCTGACAAGTGATGGAAAGACCATAATCGAACAGATCGATGTGTTGCATCCTGTGGTCACGTCCCTCAAAGAACTTGCCATGTCCATGGACAGAGTATGTGGAGATGGTACAAAGACCGCAGTGATCATCGCTGCTTCTCTTATTGAGAATGCTGCTAAACTCGTGGATATTGGCCTGCATCCGACAACCATCATAAAAGGATACCAGCTTGCTCTGAACAAAGTGTACGATATCCTCAACTATGAGAGTATTCGGATAAGTTCTGACAGTGATCTTCATTCTGTCATAGAGAATGCCAGCCTGAGTAAAGGGGTTGAACCCCATCAGGCCCGGATAATAGCTGATATCGTTCTAAAAACACTTGCAATGATCAGGGATACCCATGGTGATGGTCACATAGATCTAAACGATTATGTCAAAGTTATAAAAAAGGTAGGTGCTCCATCTATAGAATCTATTTCAGGAATGGTCCTGGATGAAAGACCTGCAAGATCAGACATGCCTTATCACCTGGAAAATGCAAGCGTTCTTATGATCAATGGCAATGTGAAATTTGAGAGTAAGATCATAAATTCCCAGCGCAATCTAAGAATAGATGATCTCGCCGATCCAAAGCTGATCTTGCATGGACAGGAACGAAATTTGAAAGCCATGTCACAGAAGATAATTGATTCCGGGGCTAACCTTGTCTTTTGTGAAGGAGATGTGGATGAATCTATTGAGGCATCACTTGCAAAACATGGGATTCTACTTTTCCAAAAACTGAAGATAAGGGATATGGAGATGGTCTCAAAGGCAACAGGTGCAAGTATTCTTTCCATCAGGGATGATATACTTCCTCATAATCTGGGTTTTGCCGATGAGGCGAAGGTAGAGAAAAGAAACGATGAACATTTCCTTTTTCTTTCTGTCAGTGATCAGCTGATATCCACGATTATGATATGGGAGCCTTTCAGGTATGGTCTTGAAAAGATAGAGGAAGCAGTAGATGATGCAGTCAACAATGCTGCATTCATACTGAAGAATCCTATTGCCGTCAGAGGTGGAGGGGATGTCGAATTTGTGCTCTCACAGATGCTCAGGCATTATTCTTCCACGATTGTTGGGAAAGAGCAACTTGCAGTTATCGAATATGCAAACGCCCTTGAAGAGATTCCCAGAACACTTGCAAGAAACGTTGGTCTCAATGAAGTGGATACGATAACGAAAATGCTCAACTCCTATAACAAGGGAATAGACTGCAGGATCGACCTTAGCCGAAATGTCATTGCCAATGACCCTCCTGTATATGATTCTTTCAGCATTAAACAAATGGCTATTATCGCGGCGACTGAGGCTGTAAGCAATATGTTGAGAATTGATAAGATCGTATTGAAAAAGTCCTGA
- the mtaA gene encoding methylcobamide:CoM methyltransferase MtaA → MSLSKKFQHILDGKKVDTPLVGTVTTSGILDLMDISRASRPEADRDPVKMAKLASSLHTVAKFEVIRIPFDVTLIGEALGCQIDFGTKARTPSIITHPFENNPADFDVPTDLLGRGRIPVVMEAISLLKSYHGLQVPLVAGIEGPADLASYLCSIKSFLKLTIKEPETARNIIEKCIDACITCANAYLLSGADAVVVGDALSSPEMMGPDAFRRIVKPALIRFNKSISGHSILHICGETDSIMPDILECGFSAISIEENVKDLKYMVDCAHRSNTAIIGNISTADTLYRKTAEDVRKEALQCLDANIDILAPGCGMAPETPLENIRAMVKSRDEHVEKMFRFKKGPE, encoded by the coding sequence ATGAGTCTCTCTAAAAAATTCCAACATATACTTGATGGAAAAAAGGTTGATACTCCTCTAGTAGGCACAGTTACAACATCAGGAATACTTGACCTGATGGATATTTCCAGAGCTAGCAGACCTGAGGCCGACAGGGATCCGGTAAAAATGGCAAAGCTTGCATCTTCCTTACATACGGTTGCAAAGTTTGAGGTCATACGCATTCCATTTGATGTGACGTTGATAGGCGAGGCACTTGGATGTCAGATCGATTTCGGCACAAAGGCAAGAACCCCGTCAATAATTACTCATCCTTTTGAAAATAATCCTGCAGATTTCGATGTCCCAACTGATTTGCTGGGGCGGGGAAGGATACCTGTTGTAATGGAAGCAATATCCCTTCTCAAAAGTTATCATGGATTACAGGTACCTTTAGTTGCAGGTATTGAAGGGCCTGCTGACCTTGCTTCTTATCTTTGCAGCATCAAATCATTTTTGAAGTTGACTATAAAGGAACCTGAAACTGCAAGGAATATTATCGAAAAATGCATCGATGCCTGCATTACTTGTGCCAATGCCTATCTTCTTTCAGGTGCAGATGCGGTTGTGGTTGGAGATGCTCTGTCCTCCCCGGAGATGATGGGTCCTGATGCATTCAGAAGAATTGTAAAACCTGCGTTGATCAGGTTCAATAAAAGCATAAGTGGCCATAGTATACTTCACATATGCGGCGAAACGGATAGTATTATGCCAGATATACTTGAATGTGGTTTTAGTGCTATAAGCATCGAAGAAAATGTGAAGGATCTGAAATATATGGTCGATTGTGCACACAGAAGCAATACAGCGATAATCGGAAATATTTCAACGGCCGACACCCTGTATAGAAAAACAGCGGAAGATGTCAGAAAAGAGGCCTTGCAATGCCTGGATGCAAATATAGATATACTTGCTCCCGGTTGCGGTATGGCTCCCGAGACGCCTTTAGAGAATATTCGGGCTATGGTCAAGTCGAGGGACGAGCATGTTGAAAAAATGTTCCGATTCAAAAAAGGCCCTGAATAA
- a CDS encoding cupredoxin domain-containing protein, which produces MRCIRTISLVATVFITLSVLFTSAALAADGYGTADVDMSATSMETSSQTNEIVIIKIATPDLIEISAGETVTWWNQQRPKLPVVLVSDDGLWDDQTIYYGRIFSYTFEEPGIYTYSAKDNPAITGTVVVTEKKMPSVVATPAKEIKTVVEPEPVMTEEMGQVNVQTQEQTQVMTTTPSNEFLIIRIVTPSTLEVYEGDTVTWRNLQRPKLPVVLVSDDGLWEDYTIYYGKIFTYTFEELGTYSFSAQDNPAITGTVIVTEKKMPSVAATPVKETTMVVEPEPVMMEEMEQVSVQTQEQTPVMTTTRSNEFLIVRIATPEIIEIDSGEAVTWRNLQRPKLPIVLVSDDGLWDDQTIYYGKIFTYTFEKPGTYAFSVKDNPAIKGTIVVT; this is translated from the coding sequence ATGAGATGCATTAGAACAATATCATTAGTTGCAACAGTTTTCATAACCTTATCCGTTCTTTTCACATCTGCGGCATTGGCTGCAGACGGTTATGGTACAGCTGATGTGGATATGTCTGCCACATCCATGGAAACAAGTAGTCAGACAAACGAGATAGTTATAATTAAAATCGCAACACCTGATTTAATAGAGATTTCAGCAGGTGAAACTGTTACCTGGTGGAACCAGCAAAGGCCAAAACTTCCTGTTGTACTCGTGAGTGATGACGGGCTGTGGGATGACCAGACTATCTACTACGGTAGGATTTTCTCTTATACTTTTGAAGAGCCCGGCATTTACACCTACAGTGCAAAAGATAATCCTGCAATAACCGGAACTGTCGTGGTTACTGAAAAGAAGATGCCATCTGTGGTCGCCACTCCCGCAAAGGAGATTAAGACGGTGGTTGAGCCGGAACCCGTAATGACGGAAGAAATGGGACAGGTTAACGTGCAGACTCAGGAACAAACTCAGGTAATGACCACAACTCCTAGTAATGAGTTCCTTATCATCCGCATAGTAACGCCTTCCACATTGGAGGTCTATGAAGGGGATACTGTTACATGGAGAAATCTGCAGAGGCCAAAGCTTCCTGTTGTGCTTGTGAGTGATGACGGACTTTGGGAAGATTATACTATCTACTACGGTAAGATATTCACATATACTTTTGAGGAACTCGGTACTTATTCCTTCAGTGCACAGGATAATCCTGCAATTACGGGCACAGTTATAGTGACTGAAAAGAAGATGCCATCTGTAGCAGCCACTCCTGTCAAGGAGACCACGATGGTGGTTGAGCCGGAACCCGTAATGATGGAAGAAATGGAACAGGTTAGTGTACAAACTCAGGAACAAACCCCGGTAATGACTACAACTCGCAGTAATGAGTTCCTTATCGTCCGCATTGCAACCCCTGAGATTATAGAAATAGATTCCGGAGAGGCTGTAACGTGGAGAAACCTTCAGAGGCCAAAGCTTCCAATTGTTCTTGTAAGTGATGACGGACTATGGGATGACCAGACCATCTACTACGGTAAGATATTCACTTACACCTTTGAAAAGCCTGGAACTTATGCTTTCAGTGTAAAGGATAATCCTGCTATCAAAGGTACTATTGTAGTAACATAA
- a CDS encoding uroporphyrinogen decarboxylase family protein codes for MPDEMTSKERFINALELKEVDRVPLGYLWFGAGDAVLERMNTSMEDVYYSAKGITRAQVLAREMYHHDNVMSPWGCLLVEAEAFGAKINIKKDAYPSIASFPLKSAKEYENIDPVVIERSERVKTIEESISMLKKQLGDEVFISCALLTPLMLASQLMDGSRMYIEMMKDPDNFHALLDVLTDGCITFADMLLDAGADGAFIENGGSTSDLFSLEMAKEFGFEYSKKLYSHIQDSGGYVISHNCANHAFHELEMALEPDALNFFFGNVETLGEKYGIDCLKIHNHKHVGCRERYCFRDLKDFNDPGVCLMGNINPYAFCSGRLDDIAAEVKNCMDAAPDKGFILSTGCEIPLNTPQEEMGILWESMKSCFK; via the coding sequence ATGCCTGATGAAATGACTTCAAAAGAACGTTTTATCAACGCTCTTGAATTAAAAGAGGTGGACAGGGTCCCACTGGGTTATTTGTGGTTCGGAGCTGGTGATGCAGTACTTGAGCGGATGAATACAAGCATGGAGGATGTTTATTATTCTGCAAAAGGGATTACAAGAGCACAGGTATTAGCAAGGGAAATGTATCACCATGACAATGTAATGTCCCCCTGGGGATGTTTGCTAGTGGAAGCGGAGGCCTTTGGGGCTAAAATAAACATCAAAAAAGATGCTTACCCTTCAATAGCCAGTTTTCCTCTAAAGTCTGCAAAAGAATATGAGAATATTGATCCAGTTGTCATTGAACGCTCTGAAAGAGTAAAGACCATTGAAGAATCCATATCCATGCTCAAAAAACAGCTTGGAGATGAGGTTTTTATTAGCTGTGCACTTCTCACCCCCCTCATGCTTGCTTCCCAGTTAATGGATGGGAGCAGGATGTACATTGAAATGATGAAGGATCCCGATAATTTTCATGCACTTCTTGATGTCCTCACTGATGGTTGCATCACCTTTGCAGATATGTTGCTTGATGCAGGAGCAGACGGTGCATTCATTGAGAATGGTGGCAGCACTTCAGATCTTTTCAGTCTTGAAATGGCAAAGGAATTTGGTTTTGAGTACTCTAAGAAATTATATTCACACATACAGGACAGCGGCGGTTATGTAATATCGCATAACTGTGCAAACCATGCATTCCATGAACTGGAAATGGCTCTTGAACCTGATGCTTTGAATTTCTTTTTTGGGAATGTGGAAACACTCGGAGAAAAGTATGGGATCGATTGCCTGAAGATCCACAATCATAAACACGTTGGTTGCAGGGAGAGATATTGTTTCAGGGATCTCAAAGATTTTAATGATCCAGGTGTATGCCTGATGGGAAATATCAATCCCTATGCATTCTGTTCAGGAAGGCTTGACGATATCGCTGCCGAAGTAAAGAATTGTATGGATGCGGCTCCTGATAAGGGGTTCATACTATCCACTGGATGTGAGATACCACTGAATACACCTCAGGAAGAGATGGGAATTCTCTGGGAATCAATGAAATCTTGTTTTAAGTAG
- a CDS encoding hydantoinase/oxoprolinase family protein → MNLGLGIDTGGTYTDAVIMDLEDGSIIDSNKSLTTYPDLITGIINSIDGLKAEYLANVRFTSVSTTLATNTTLEGKGYPAGLILIGYNISRKIPTDHILSIEGGHDADGNEMEPLGNLGNVREFVTTNQHKVSSFAVSSYFGVRNPEHELMVKEMIQDLTDLPVVCGHELSMELGAYERALTALLNAQLIPVIDQFIRSVRSVMQNKNINSVLMMMKCDGSLVRIEEALKKPVESIFSGPAASLLGAAHLTGLKDCLTVDVGGTSTDISMILDGMPAISSSGAVVGDWDTMVKAIKMNTSAIGGDSHVWMKEKAHIGPTRVIPLCLCAAEFPSILSKLQHAEKFSSRIMNDIIQPTTFFMSNGAKSHSLHSSELEIEEMEIFDAITDEPSSISDIASKTNKHALMFEGILRKLIQKRYVRQVGFTPTDVLHVTGDYTRWDSSASMLGALVLSEYTSIEPFDLCTKLKEDVAREIVLNLIAHCADKVKKTYLEKILTGTELMKFTIKTPVVMVGAPVAPYLKDMKYFIDADIRLPQYHEVGNAVGALVGNVVYREEVLIRPAGPGSSQYLVFSEKGRQMFDDYQDALDMANSLVNSTVSEYMSGYGLSMDNVRFDLECNNIGSIGTVPLETKIVGVAVGSPRRVI, encoded by the coding sequence ATGAATCTTGGACTTGGCATAGACACTGGCGGCACATATACAGATGCTGTAATAATGGATCTTGAAGATGGATCAATAATAGATTCAAACAAATCGCTCACTACTTACCCTGATCTGATAACGGGAATAATTAATTCAATTGATGGCCTTAAAGCCGAATATCTTGCTAATGTGAGATTCACTTCAGTATCCACCACACTTGCCACCAACACCACGCTGGAGGGCAAGGGATACCCGGCAGGTCTCATACTCATAGGGTATAATATATCCCGGAAAATTCCAACAGACCATATCCTTTCCATAGAAGGCGGGCATGATGCTGATGGAAATGAAATGGAACCCCTGGGCAACCTGGGGAATGTGAGGGAATTTGTAACAACTAACCAACATAAGGTATCATCGTTTGCTGTATCATCGTATTTTGGAGTACGCAACCCGGAACATGAACTTATGGTCAAAGAGATGATCCAGGATCTGACAGATCTCCCCGTTGTTTGCGGACATGAACTTTCCATGGAACTTGGAGCCTACGAAAGGGCTTTGACAGCACTTCTTAATGCTCAGCTGATCCCGGTAATAGACCAGTTCATAAGGTCTGTAAGGTCTGTGATGCAGAATAAGAACATCAATTCGGTCTTAATGATGATGAAGTGTGACGGGTCGCTGGTCAGGATCGAAGAGGCACTGAAAAAACCAGTAGAATCCATTTTTTCCGGACCTGCTGCAAGCCTGTTGGGAGCTGCACATCTGACAGGCCTTAAGGACTGCCTGACCGTAGATGTGGGAGGGACAAGTACGGATATCTCTATGATCCTCGATGGCATGCCTGCCATCAGCAGTTCAGGTGCTGTGGTCGGCGATTGGGATACAATGGTCAAGGCTATCAAAATGAATACGTCTGCCATTGGAGGGGATAGTCATGTGTGGATGAAGGAAAAAGCGCATATCGGACCTACCAGGGTCATACCCCTATGTCTTTGCGCTGCCGAATTCCCCTCCATACTAAGTAAATTGCAGCATGCTGAAAAGTTCTCAAGTCGCATAATGAACGATATCATCCAGCCAACAACATTTTTCATGTCCAATGGAGCAAAATCCCATTCCCTGCACTCCTCTGAACTGGAGATAGAAGAGATGGAAATATTCGATGCAATTACAGACGAACCATCCTCTATATCGGATATTGCCTCTAAGACAAATAAGCATGCTCTGATGTTCGAAGGTATCCTGAGAAAGCTCATACAGAAAAGATATGTAAGACAGGTAGGCTTCACCCCTACTGACGTCCTACATGTGACCGGTGACTATACAAGATGGGATTCCAGTGCATCGATGCTGGGGGCCTTGGTCCTTTCAGAATATACTTCCATAGAACCCTTTGATCTCTGCACCAAACTCAAAGAAGATGTTGCCAGAGAAATCGTACTCAATCTCATTGCACACTGTGCAGATAAAGTGAAGAAAACATATCTGGAAAAAATATTGACAGGCACAGAACTAATGAAATTCACGATAAAAACCCCTGTGGTAATGGTAGGTGCTCCGGTAGCCCCATATTTGAAAGATATGAAATATTTCATTGATGCGGACATAAGACTTCCGCAGTACCATGAAGTGGGTAACGCTGTAGGTGCACTTGTCGGTAATGTGGTGTACAGGGAAGAAGTGCTGATAAGGCCAGCAGGTCCGGGAAGTTCACAATATCTGGTATTCTCCGAAAAAGGAAGACAAATGTTCGATGATTATCAGGATGCTCTTGACATGGCCAATTCCCTTGTCAACAGCACAGTTTCAGAGTATATGTCCGGCTACGGATTAAGTATGGATAATGTAAGGTTCGATCTTGAATGTAATAATATCGGGAGTATTGGAACAGTACCCCTTGAGACAAAGATTGTAGGGGTAGCCGTTGGTTCCCCCAGGAGGGTAATATGA
- a CDS encoding methylamine methyltransferase corrinoid protein reductive activase, giving the protein MYGIALDVGTSGFRAQLIDLETKEVVKTSMTMKHPLPGGNVTDHLDFAISIGEDVAHSIIIDAVGKMIEGFAVDPSQISKMAVCGNPIQLSLFQNSEIRDLAYVGRNMRKRLGIDNVQRDARIFKATDIFHGILNLVNCLIFIPPAIEHEIGADALAMMMATDFLEQEEPTLVTDYGTNAEMAIKVGNRIITGSAAAGPAIEGQGISCGMLAAPGAITDVDLENGFWRISVLNESMDVVKGHLIDPISGTILEGSDIVPAGITGTGLISILSLAIETGIIISPPKLKYGKIKLGDGIEVSEEDIKEAGKAIGAIRAAQLTLIHESGIDYEDLGTMYMSGASGTYVDPAKARKIGSCPDFTKRTVQFGNTSLALARDIVIEKVKLDVLIELAGNIKADHLMMATSETFKKLYACELGYWTEGMSMEMYRKLLKMSKLPELPAPVAYPMFEKRVTKDISEAGTGQVEVIEDIGVTLEELAVGCIMCHRCEKECPEHAIFIKADDDLFAEYNSLKCLGTACKRCVTVCPVHAIDYKEIKIMES; this is encoded by the coding sequence ATGTATGGAATTGCCTTAGATGTGGGAACTAGCGGCTTTAGGGCGCAGTTGATAGATCTGGAAACAAAAGAAGTTGTCAAGACCTCAATGACAATGAAACATCCGTTGCCAGGTGGGAACGTGACTGATCACCTTGACTTTGCCATATCCATTGGAGAAGATGTGGCACATAGTATAATCATAGATGCTGTCGGAAAAATGATCGAAGGATTCGCTGTAGATCCATCGCAGATATCAAAGATGGCTGTCTGTGGTAACCCTATACAGCTCTCTCTTTTCCAGAATTCGGAGATACGTGATCTGGCCTATGTGGGGAGAAATATGCGAAAAAGACTGGGCATAGATAACGTACAACGTGATGCCCGAATTTTCAAAGCCACGGATATATTCCATGGAATCCTGAACCTTGTGAATTGTTTGATATTTATCCCGCCTGCAATCGAGCATGAGATCGGGGCTGATGCGCTTGCCATGATGATGGCGACGGATTTTCTTGAACAGGAAGAACCAACCCTTGTAACGGATTACGGAACGAATGCCGAGATGGCCATAAAGGTTGGCAACAGGATAATCACAGGAAGTGCTGCAGCCGGACCTGCTATAGAAGGACAGGGAATCAGTTGCGGTATGCTTGCAGCTCCGGGAGCGATCACGGATGTTGATCTGGAAAATGGTTTCTGGAGAATATCTGTACTGAATGAGAGTATGGATGTTGTAAAAGGTCATCTTATTGATCCGATAAGCGGAACGATACTTGAAGGGTCTGATATAGTACCGGCTGGTATTACGGGAACTGGTCTTATTTCTATATTGTCTCTTGCAATAGAAACAGGAATTATAATCAGTCCACCTAAACTAAAGTACGGGAAGATCAAGCTTGGTGACGGTATCGAGGTATCAGAAGAAGATATAAAAGAGGCTGGTAAGGCTATAGGTGCCATAAGGGCTGCTCAGTTGACCCTGATACATGAATCAGGGATCGACTATGAAGACCTTGGGACCATGTATATGAGCGGTGCTTCCGGAACCTATGTCGATCCTGCCAAAGCAAGGAAAATAGGCTCATGCCCTGATTTTACAAAGAGAACAGTGCAATTCGGGAACACATCCCTGGCTCTTGCAAGAGACATTGTTATTGAGAAGGTAAAGCTTGATGTGCTGATAGAATTGGCAGGAAATATAAAAGCTGATCATCTTATGATGGCAACCAGTGAAACCTTCAAGAAGCTCTATGCCTGTGAACTGGGATACTGGACAGAAGGTATGTCTATGGAGATGTACCGGAAACTTTTGAAGATGTCTAAATTACCTGAGCTGCCTGCTCCGGTTGCTTATCCTATGTTTGAGAAAAGGGTTACTAAAGATATCAGTGAGGCCGGTACCGGCCAGGTAGAAGTAATAGAGGACATAGGTGTCACTCTTGAAGAACTGGCAGTAGGGTGCATAATGTGCCACAGATGTGAAAAAGAATGTCCTGAGCATGCGATATTCATAAAAGCTGATGATGATCTCTTTGCAGAGTACAACTCCTTGAAATGTCTGGGAACGGCGTGCAAAAGATGTGTGACTGTGTGTCCGGTGCATGCAATTGACTACAAAGAGATAAAGATTATGGAAAGCTGA
- a CDS encoding alpha/beta hydrolase: MSQKHSTKGKRKTSEKQKTNIKMLPLVLGALLMIAGVIGILSSSDEQADWSVSDDAILSYPQIKDAEYSINNITTLNDSDIVKAVTFKSRDSYIEGLIRIPAVGTSMPGVVILPGAGVSKEQQTAVPELLSKLGYATITIDQRNFGGIDPQRDFELFMKGEEPVEYMMVHDAMVAANVIGEQTEVDSENIAMLGLSNGGRFAIIATAIDPSIKGVVAISTSGYDTDTITVDENTDPDAYLFYRSIDPDTYLEDISPRRFVMLHSLNDTIIPYELAQRSFNKAQEPKAFYDFEGSTHGYSALMNNAIENELELIFQ; the protein is encoded by the coding sequence ATGAGTCAGAAGCATTCTACAAAAGGAAAAAGAAAGACATCTGAAAAGCAAAAAACAAACATAAAAATGCTTCCACTTGTTCTGGGGGCCTTGCTTATGATAGCAGGAGTTATCGGAATACTTAGTAGTTCTGACGAACAAGCTGACTGGTCAGTTTCAGATGATGCAATTCTTTCTTACCCACAGATTAAGGATGCAGAGTACAGCATAAACAATATCACAACTTTGAATGACTCCGATATTGTGAAAGCTGTAACATTCAAAAGCAGGGACTCATATATCGAAGGATTGATAAGAATACCAGCAGTCGGCACTAGTATGCCCGGTGTTGTGATCCTCCCGGGGGCAGGCGTATCAAAAGAACAACAAACAGCTGTTCCTGAATTGCTCTCCAAATTGGGATATGCCACCATCACTATTGACCAGAGGAATTTCGGTGGAATTGACCCGCAGAGAGATTTTGAGCTGTTCATGAAAGGCGAGGAACCTGTTGAATATATGATGGTACATGATGCAATGGTAGCTGCAAATGTTATTGGTGAGCAAACAGAAGTTGATAGTGAAAATATTGCCATGCTCGGACTCAGCAACGGTGGAAGGTTCGCCATAATTGCAACAGCTATCGACCCTTCAATAAAAGGTGTTGTAGCCATCAGCACAAGCGGGTATGACACTGATACCATTACTGTTGATGAGAACACTGATCCTGATGCATACCTGTTCTACAGGTCCATAGACCCTGATACTTATCTCGAAGATATTTCACCCCGTAGATTTGTCATGCTTCACTCGCTCAACGACACCATAATCCCATATGAACTGGCTCAGCGCAGTTTTAACAAAGCACAGGAACCAAAAGCATTCTATGATTTCGAGGGTAGCACTCATGGCTACAGTGCCCTTATGAATAATGCAATTGAAAATGAGCTCGAACTTATATTCCAATAA
- a CDS encoding DUF6951 family protein encodes MTEVKVNSRICGFTHVVRGKRDGQKIIVDIDTPCEKIKKMSHLEVDMMDLFDIKDNLVMEKAKEARCTATCLVPCAVMHVCCIEADFMSGTLAKDTGSVGIEFL; translated from the coding sequence ATGACAGAAGTAAAGGTAAATTCCAGGATATGTGGGTTCACCCATGTAGTCAGGGGAAAAAGGGATGGTCAAAAGATAATTGTTGATATTGACACTCCATGTGAGAAGATCAAAAAAATGTCTCATCTGGAAGTCGATATGATGGATCTGTTCGATATAAAAGATAATCTTGTAATGGAAAAAGCTAAAGAGGCCAGGTGTACTGCCACATGTCTTGTGCCCTGCGCAGTGATGCATGTCTGTTGCATCGAAGCAGATTTTATGTCGGGTACACTTGCCAAAGATACAGGAAGCGTCGGTATCGAGTTCCTATAA
- a CDS encoding helix-turn-helix transcriptional regulator — protein MQSSLLDTLFLSEKRKELLLFLKDGTKDSDDIKAAFDFPWKSMIPQIKKLVEWDLISYKNGSCTLTTMGEVIAENMGRFLMTLKTHELYRNYWLEHDLSPIPKKLIYRIGELGYCEILEPKPPDIFKQQEEILRRMNGSDRIMTFISIYHPAQLIILSELVEHGTKLDLIMTEDVYNMVRGDIVPNLSLIQSENSIFSSLKEEYEKELGNLFKDKLSEIFVYRGNLKPLTIIVTDRFLSLTLLDKEGKYNNSSITSSEPSAVLWGEALFTHYKEKSYRLTETERCSIRKIEN, from the coding sequence ATGCAGTCCTCTTTACTTGATACATTGTTCCTTTCTGAAAAAAGGAAGGAATTGCTACTATTCCTGAAAGATGGTACAAAAGATTCGGATGACATAAAGGCAGCTTTTGATTTCCCATGGAAGTCCATGATACCCCAGATTAAGAAACTTGTTGAATGGGACCTGATAAGCTACAAAAATGGGAGTTGCACCCTTACTACCATGGGTGAGGTTATTGCGGAGAATATGGGACGCTTCCTGATGACACTGAAAACGCATGAACTATATAGGAACTACTGGCTGGAACATGATCTCAGCCCTATTCCAAAAAAACTTATTTACAGAATAGGCGAACTTGGATATTGTGAGATTCTTGAACCGAAACCCCCCGATATATTCAAACAACAGGAAGAGATACTCAGGAGAATGAATGGTTCGGACAGGATAATGACCTTTATCTCCATATATCACCCTGCACAACTAATTATCCTTTCAGAACTCGTGGAACATGGAACAAAACTTGACCTGATAATGACCGAAGATGTATACAATATGGTCAGGGGAGATATAGTACCAAACCTCAGTCTTATCCAGAGTGAGAATTCAATTTTTTCATCATTGAAAGAGGAATATGAAAAGGAATTAGGAAACCTTTTCAAAGACAAACTATCGGAAATCTTTGTGTACAGAGGAAATTTGAAACCTTTGACCATCATTGTAACGGACAGATTCCTTTCACTGACACTTTTGGACAAAGAAGGGAAGTACAACAATTCCAGCATTACGAGTTCCGAGCCTTCAGCTGTTCTATGGGGAGAAGCCCTTTTCACCCATTATAAGGAGAAGTCCTACAGACTGACAGAAACAGAACGCTGTTCAATTAGAAAAATAGAGAATTAA